The proteins below are encoded in one region of Silene latifolia isolate original U9 population chromosome 2, ASM4854445v1, whole genome shotgun sequence:
- the LOC141632209 gene encoding putative receptor protein kinase ZmPK1: protein METVKTNRHFMFVFIFLSSLTSVLAGNILTRGSSLTAETTSKSNFLTSLDKTFTCGFYSFGENAYWFSIWYTNSNLKTVVWTANRDNPVNRHNSRLTLRKDGSMVLTDFDGSITWGTNKTGNVDKAELLNTGNFVIRGINGNYLWQSFDFPTDTLLPTQFITKKNSLVSSIGPKNIGSGYFNFLFDNDNVLKMLYNGPEITSLYWPDVDAPNVFADGRTNYNSSRIACFDKTGRFNSSDQMQFTTIDVGLGINRRLTLDYDGNLRVYSLNDSSETWVITWQAISSQCDVHGLCGRNGICEYNPEPRCSCPPNYEPTDSSDWRKGCKPKFNRNCSNSHFIELSHVDYYGYDFNYSSDPFSFEACKQLCSTNCDCLAFGYRILGEGICYIKIALFNGRRSVDFPGSIYLKVPNTAESLDDVVLNGSRPVCSNSEGKLVLLPGSYDVSNQRFKWVYPYSFVLAIGILEVIVFVSGWWFLFRKHGTSSSMEDGYRAISSQFRSFSYRELQKATGKFKEVLGLGGFGVVYKGVLSDDDRTIAVKKLGDVFQGEDEFWAEVSTIGRINHMNLARMWGFCSEGKHRLLVYEYVEGGPLDKHLFRDNGVLGWNERFKIALGTAKGLAYLHHECLEWVIHCDVKPENILLDKDFEPKISDFGLAKLCQRGGHSHRSSKLTGIRGTKGYMAPDWAMYLPITAKVDVYSYGVVILELVRGIRLSNWVVDSDVGSEIVSELVNFVRLAKGKTERDDDSWVGEFVDSRLERMFSRKQAALMIKVGFSCVEEDRNKRPTMESVAQVLAECEDETIIS from the coding sequence ATGGAGACGGTTAAAACAAACCGACATTTCATGTTCGTCTTCATATTTCTATCTTCTTTAACTTCAGTTTTAGCAGGAAACATTCTCACTCGAGGATCTTCATTAACTGCCGAAACCACTTCAAAATCAAACTTTCTTACTTCTCTTGACAAAACATTCACTTGTGGATTCTACTCCTTTGGAGAAAATGCATACTGGTTTTCAATATGGTACACTAACTCGAACCTGAAAACTGTTGTCTGGACGGCTAACCGGGACAACCCGGTTAACCGCCACAACTCGAGACTTACTCTAAGAAAAGATGGTTCAATGGTGTTGACTGACTTTGATGGGTCAATAACTTGGGGAACTAATAAAACCGGTAATGTTGATAAAGCCGAGCTGCTCAATACCGGGAATTTCGTGATCAGGGGTATAAATGGTAATTATTTATGGCAAAGTTTTGATTTTCCTACTGATACTTTGCTTCCTACTCAATTTATAACTAAGAAGAATTCATTGGTTTCTAGCATTGGTCCGAAAAATATTGGTTCCGGGTATTTTAATTTCCTTTTTGATAATGATAATGTGCTGAAAATGTTGTATAATGGTCCTGAAATTACTAGTCTTTATTGGCCGGACGTTGATGCGCCGAATGTGTTTGCTGATGGGAGAACAAATTATAATAGTAGTAGAATCGCGTGTTTTGATAAGACGGGTCGTTTTAATTCCAGTGATCAAATGCAATTTACAACTATTGATGTGGGTTTAGGGATTAATAGAAGACTAACTTTAGACTATGATGGGAATTTGAGAGTTTATAGTTTAAATGATTCATCTGAAACATGGGTTATAACATGGCAAGCGATTTCGAGTCAATGTGATGTCCATGGTCTTTGTGGTAGAAATGGGATTTGTGAATATAATCCAGAACCAAGATGCTCATGTCCTCCAAATTACGAACCAACTGATTCGAGTGATTGGAGAAAAGGTTGTAAACCTAAATTCAACAGAAATTGTTCAAATTCTCATTTTATCGAGTTAAGCCATGTTGATTATTATGGTTACGATTTTAATTACAGTAGCGATCCATTTTCTTTCGAAGCTTGTAAACAACTTTGCTCGACAAATTGCGATTGTCTAGCATTTGGTTATAGAATCCTTGGCGAAGGGATTTGTTACATAAAAATTGCGCTTTTTAATGGGCGTAGGTCTGTTGATTTCCCCGGTAGCATATATTTAAAGGTCCCGAACACTGCAGAGTCGTTAGACGACGTTGTCCTCAATGGGTCTCGTCCTGTTTGTAGTAATTCGGAGGGTAAACTCGTACTTCTTCCCGGTTCATATGACGTGAGTAATCAAAGGTTTAAATGGGTTTATCCGTATTCCTTTGTTCTGGCTATCGGGATTTTGGAAGTTATTGTTTTTGTTTCGGGTTGGTGGTTTCTTTTCAGGAAGCACGGTACCTCTTCCTCAATGGAAGACGGGTACCGTGCTATTTCTAGTCAATTTAGGAGTTTTAGCTATCGCGAGCTTCAGAAAGCGACTGGCAAATTCAAGGAAGTTCTTGGGTTAGGAGGGTTTGGAGTTGTTTACAAGGGTGTGCTATCAGATGATGATAGAACTATCGCGGTGAAAAAATTAGGCGATGTTTTTCAAGGGGAGGACGAGTTTTGGGCCGAAGTAAGCACAATTGGTAGGATTAACCATATGAACTTGGCAAGAATGTGGGGTTTTTGTTCTGAAGGGAAGCATAGACTCTTGGTTTACGAGTATGTAGAAGGCGGGCCCTTGGACAAACATTTGTTCCGTGATAATGGAGTTCTCGGATGGAACGAGAGATTCAAAATAGCTTTAGGCACCGCGAAAGGCTTAGCCTACCTTCACCACGAGTGTCTGGAATGGGTTATCCATTGTGATGTAAAGCCGGAAAATATACTCCTAGACAAGGACTTTGAACCAAAAATTTCAGATTTCGGGTTAGCCAAGTTATGCCAGAGAGGTGGACATAGTCACAGATCATCTAAATTGACCGGAATTAGAGGCACAAAAGGTTATATGGCTCCTGACTGGGCAATGTACCTTCCGATCACGGCTAAGGTTGATGTCTATAGTTATGGTGTAGTAATCTTAGAGCTTGTAAGAGGAATTCGACTGTCGAATTGGGTGGTGGACAGTGATGTTGGTTCGGAAATTGTATCGGAACTTGTAAACTTTGTGAGATTGGCTAAAGGGAAGACTGAAAGGGATGATGATTCATGGGTAGGAGAATTTGTGGACTCAAGATTAGAAAGGATGTTTAGTAGAAAACAAGCAGCTTTGATGATTAAGGTGGGATTTTCTTGTGTTGAAGAAGATAGAAATAAGAGGCCAACAATGGAATCAGTTGCACAAGTTCTTGCAGAATGTGAAGATGAAAcgattatttcttga
- the LOC141641863 gene encoding uncharacterized protein LOC141641863, with protein MEVDRNQDELLLFKHVCKRCSKSYPSGKSLGGHMRSHAIADARENKLINSSLKKVVPNFIDSDVYVDEDEDEDEDEDEDEITAERNGNLGNSGYGLRENPRKTWRIVNNTHRSIINNDNNNNNNNNSRDRDRDRDGERVCKQCGKGFQSLKALCGHMSVHSNKYRYFKEEDDDISWSSDSKDQIFENNNNNNNNKSMCKTRSSSLSRYKSLIDFGSISNGYGSSSNNNSEIDQLEQEEVAMCLMMMSRDSCGSKAGCFNFAAESSDNNSVILEGKVLDYDNLKNVRQEIENSDSGYFENGAKELESVDSVDFFAKNYAIGKEKVEFGFGSRLVDSNKRKFRDDYSYKYECPKCEKSFKTHQALGGHIISHRKNVENSFDNNNSSKIHVKKSNASKKVKGHQCPYCLRMFKSGQALGGHKRSHMMGTNNVMLHSGGKFNRVPSSPPAPPEPEPEFKQPLIDLNLPAPVEEEASDNSQFVAW; from the coding sequence ATGGAAGTTGATAGAAATCAAGATGAATTGTTACTGTTTAAGCATGTTTGCAAACGTTGTAGTAAGAGTTACCCTAGTGGTAAATCTCTAGGTGGGCATATGAGGTCTCATGCTATCGCCGACGCTCGCGAAAATAAACTCATCAATTCATCTCTTAAGAAAGTTGTTCCAAACTTTATTGATAGTGATGTGTATGTTGATGAAGACGAGGACGAGGATGAGGATGAAGACGAGGATGAGATCACGGCCGAGCGAAATGGGAATTTAGGGAATTCCGGTTATGGGCTTAGGGAAAATCCTAGGAAGACTTGGAGGATTGTTAACAATACTCATAGGAGTATTattaataacgataataacaataacaataataacaatagtcgTGACCGTGACCGTGACCGTGACGGGGAAAGGGTCTGTAAGCAATgtggaaaagggtttcaatctttgAAAGCATTATGTGGGCATATGAGTGTACATTCGAATAAATATCGATATTTTAAGGAGGAAGATGACGATATTTCTTGGTCAAGTGATAGTAAAGATCAAATCTttgagaataataataataataataataataagtctaTGTGCAAAACAAGGTCTTCTTCTTTGTCAAGGTATAAATCTCTTATTGATTTTGGTTCAATTAGTAATGGTTATGGTTCGTCTTCGAATAATAATTCTGAAATTGATCAATTAGAGCAGGAAGAAGTTGCTATGTGTTTAATGATGATGTCTAGGGACTCTTGTGGTAGTAAAGCTGGTTGTTTTAATTTTGCGGCCGAGTCGTCTGATAATAATTCTGTGATTTTAGAAGGAAAGGTACTTGATTATGACAATTTGAAGAATGTTAGGCAAGAAATTGAGAATTCTGATTCAGGGTATTTTGAGAATGGTGCTAAGGAGCTTGAATCTGTTGATTCTGTTGATTTCTTTGCGAAGAACTATGCAATTGGTAAGGAAAAAGTCGAGTTTGGATTTGGATCGAGGTTAGTCGATTCTAACAAGAGAAAATTCCGAGATGATTATTCTTACAAATATGAGTGTCCGAAATGCGAGAAATCCTTCAAAACACATCAAGCTTTAGGAGGTCATATAATAAGTCATAGAAAAAATGTCGAAAATAGTTTCGACAATAACAATTCATCAAAGATTCATGTTAAGAAATCGAATGCATCAAAGAAAGTTAAGGGTCATCAATGCCCTTATTGTCTCAGAATGTTTAAGTCAGGCCAAGCATTGGGAGGGCACAAGAGGTCCCATATGATGGGAACCAACAATGTTATGTTACATTCAGGAGGAAAATTTAATCGAGTTCCGTCTTCACCACCGGCTCCACCAGAACCTGAACCCGAGTTCAAGCAACCGCTAATTGATCTTAATCTTCCTGCTCCTGTGGAGGAAGAGGCTAGTGATAATTCCCAATTTGTGGCTTGGTAG